The genomic segment CCACGCGGCGCGCGGAGGGGTGTGGCCGCGTCCTCCCGGCCCCGGCGGTGGCACGCGCCGGCGGAGGCTATAAagggcgggcgcgcgggcggGGGCGCAGTGCGGGCGCCACGTGGAGGGGGAGCGGCGAGCGGGGCGGCACCGCCATGGCCTCCAACGgtaccgggcggggggggggacgggacacacgCCCCGCACTGGGGGTCCtgcgggcccgccgccccccgggggggtccccagagcgCTCCGCGTCCCGGCGGGTCCCTGGGGGAGGTCGGGGAGCCGCACCCGCCGTGCCGCTGTCCGCCCGGTTCGCACCGTGTCTCTCAAAAAGCGCGTTTTTGCCCTTTATTTCCGTCTTTTGGTTACCCTGCAGCTGTAGTTTTTGTTACCGGcgcccttgggggggggggggggggggggcggtgatTTGATGGCGGCTCGTTTCCGCCATGCCGCGGGCTgcgttttatttaaaaattaatttcctcacGTTTTATGTTCCCCCGCCGGTGAGGTTTATCCCGCGGCAGGTTTTTTTTCAGCGTAAatctcttttattttgttttttcctttcagagtaGTGGTCgcgggtggaggggggggggcggacaAAGCGCCGCGCCTGGGtgcgccgcggcgggggggatgCCCAGACCGCAGCCCTACAATTTAAGGGAAAATCGCGGGTTTTTTTTGGTGCGGGGGCGGATCCCGGTGTGCTCCGGCCGTGGcggtgctccccgccccccccgatGTAACGGGGCCCGGTAACggggctccctccccgccgccgccatttTGTGCGCCCGGGGAGGGGCGCGGCTTTTCCCGCTGCGCCACCACCGCCATTTTGTGCGCCGGCGCCGAGCGCGCATGCGCGGAGGGCGCTGCCGCAGTCCCTCATCCGGGTCCTCGCCTGAAACCCCCCCGGGGCGGGTAAATaccccttgggggggggggcaaaacccCCGCGGGGGCCTGAAAAGCCGCGTTTTGGGGTCAAATCCCCCGTTTTGGGGTCAAATCCCCTCAGTTCCCGTCAGCGCCGGGAGCGGCCGCTGCGCGGGAAGGCGGGAGGGGGTGACGGCCGCCATCtcgcggcggggagccggggccgccTTTTGTTATGCGAGGTCTGAGGAGCATTCGCACGTCTGTGCTTGGTTTTTGCCTCCGTAACCTTAAATTTGTTCTTCGTCTGCTTTTTAGAGGGGTTATTACTTATTTAAATAGGCAGCTGGGTGTTTTGAGGGGGATAAACACGGAACGCTTGTCACCTAGTGCCTTACCTTGGCTGTTTGTGCCTTTTAATGATAAATAGCAAATCATTTTAATGGTATAACTGTACAGGCTGTCTATAGGGTCCCTGTAGGGAGTAGGGGGTACCTATtgatgtatgtttatatatatttatatgaaaactttttttttgttccaaaccCACCTGTTTGGTTCACAGACAAGACATCACACACAAGACGTAGTAAATGTAAAATTAGTCCTGGATTTAAGTTTGGCAAATATTGGCTTAAATACTTTGCTGAATATCACTAGAAACTCTCGACTCCCAGCGGCAGTTACTGTGAGTTTGTGCAACAGCCAAGTTGTGCAGAGCGGGAAGAAAGATGATGGCATCTTTTCTTTTGAGTTACCATTTAGAGAAGAATAAACTGAACTGAGCCTTGAGAGTGATCAAAACCTGTAATGCTTTTAATTTGAAGAGAAAACGTCAATTAATGAAAGAATTAATGGAAGAATGTGTTTATATTCGGGTGCATATACGTTTACTTGCACAACTGATGGTGTTTTGTGGGTGTTTTCTTCCCCACAGACTACAGCCAGACAGCGACGCAGAGGTACAGCTCCCCCCCCTTTTCTGATACCCAAACTTCTACATCCCGGTCCTTAGAAACAAGTCGGGGAAAGGGTGTTTTTCTGGGGGTTTCACACATTTCTTGTGCTTTTTGCGGCAGCTACGGGGCGTACCCCACCCCGCCGGGGCAGGGCTACTCgcagcagagcagccagcccTACGGGCAGCAGAGCTACAGCGGCTACAGCCAGTCCACCGACACCTCCGGCTACAGCCAGAACAGCTACAGCTCGTCCTACGGCCAGACCCAGAGCAGTAAgccggcccccagcacccccccgtgtcccccaacGGGCGTTTTTTTTGGGGTGTTTCACTCCGTTTTCTGCTCCCCCCGCCCTTCAGGCTACAGCACCCAGTCGACCCCCCAAAGCTATGGCAGCACCGGCAGCTACGGCAGCGGGCAGAGCTCGCAGTCCTCCTACGGGCAACCCTCCTCCTACCCCAGCTACTCGCAGCCGCCGGcggccagctcctccaccggCAGGTAGGCaccggccgcgccgccggcggGGCGAAACCACCGGCGCTTGGCTCGACGCCGCCGCTTGTCCCCGCAGCTACGGGAGCAGCTCGCAGAGCTCCAGCTACGGCCAACCCCCCAGCGGCGGCTACAGCCAGCCGTCGAGCTACGGCGGGCAGCAGCAGAGCTACAGCCAGCAGTCCTCCTACAACCCGCCCCAGAGCTACAGCCAGCAGAGCCAGTAcaacagcggcggcggcggcggcggatgTGAgtgcggcggcggggaggggggcacggcgCCGCCGTTTCGGGTCTAAACCTCCCGTTTTTGGCGTCCTAACTGTTGTTTGGCCGCCGCAGCCAACAGCTACGGGCAGGAGCAGTCGTCGATGAGCAGTGGTGGCGGTGGTTACCAGGAGCAGAGCGGCTACGGCGGCGGGCAGCAGGAGCGGAGCCGCGGCCGGGGCGGCTACGGCCGGGGTGGCTACGACCGCGGGGGCCGCGGGAGCCGGGGCGGCCGCGGAGGCAACCTCGGGTAGGTGTCGGGGGACGGCGGTTCGGGGGGCGGGTGgttcggggggggtggggagggggacgaaAGACCCCCCCAAAaccaggggagggaggaggggaggggaggggagcaccCCCCGCTCAGGCGGGTTTTAACCAAAATCAGCGCAAGCGCccctaaaaaagaaacaaaaaaaaaaggcgaggTGCCCGGTGGGGGCGCTTGGAGGCGCCTGAGGTGGTAAGACCCTCCCGGAATGGGgggaaaaaggtgtttttttgggaaaaaagagagataaaACCACTCAGCAAACCTGGTTGCCAAGGTCACTTGTAGCCTCCGGTGCCGGCTCTGGTCACGGTGGGGGCACGTGCCCCGGGTTTTAAGAAAAacgaaaaataagaggaaaaatggTTGGTTTTGAGGtcactgcagaaaacaaaaatgttgattttggggataaaaaacaaaaaagccccgcCGGTTTTGGATACTGGGAGATGTTTGACACTGATTGATGGGTGATGACCTGGAGTGGAGTGTCTTTGTGGTGTCCCGGTGCACGAAGGGAGGAGTAAGCGCCCCAAAAAATACCAGAATGgtggttttaaaggaaaaatgcgAGGTTTTGGGTTTGCGCGCGCATCGCCCCCCCCGCTTTTGGGCCGAGAAAGCCGCTTTTTGGGGCGGCCGGAGGTGAGTATCGGCGGTGGGCGAGCCGcggttgcttgtttgtcttgccgcTGCTGTTGTGCCTGTTAACAAACTCTGCGTTTTGTGTGCTGCAGGTGTGAAAGGCAGCGAAACTTTCGCAATCCTCCGCTCTTTTTGggttaaaaaaaggcagaaagggtGAAAAATGCCAAAGAGCaatgcaaaacaaaatcaaagcaaaagggcccccccccctcccaaaaaacCCGAGGGGGGGAAAGCGACGACgagcggtggggagggggagactGAGAGTGGCTGAGAGCgaggggggctgcccccccctcccgtttttagaaacaaaaacaaggcagaattgggtttttttaatgatttttggaTCCCCCGGCGGGGCCGGAGAGCGCCCGGCTGCTGCGTCCGAGATGAAGCGTCGCCGGCGGAtggagacccccagcccccccccagccccccctgtccgccgcggcgggggggggctcagcaAGGAGGAAACTGCTCAAAAACGCTGGTTTTGCCCCGAAAACTGCCCCCCTCTTTTTAGGcaggggataaaaaaaaacctcattatcTTCCAATTTATCTCCTCAGCGGTGGTGAGCGTGGTGGCTTCAATAAATTCGGTGGTAAGTCCCAAGAGTTCGGCGTTCGAACCCGAAAATAAAACACAGTGTCTGTCTCTTAACCCCTTTTCTCCGCAACAGCCTGGTCCGGGGGCGTTCCGGGGTGAGAAAGCCCCAAAAAAGGTGCGGCGGCCGGCCGGCGGGCCGCGTCGCGGGCGGTGCAAACAAACAGGCAAACAGGTGTCGCTTTTTGGGAGCAAAGCGGAGGAAAATGGCCAAGGCGGCGGGCGGAAAACAGGCCGGCGCGGGGAGCCGACGACTCTTGGCAAAGCGGTGGTTTTTAATTCGGGGGGGCGAAAACACTGGTTTTTAGCAAACAAAACGGTTGCATGtggttttaaaaaacagtaatgaaaaatcTGAGGTTTGGTAcaaagtttgggaaaaaaatgaccaaaaaaaaaaagcgcactTTTGGGGCTTGTGTGACGTGCCGGTGACCGGAGGTTGGTGGAAAAAGCCACAGCAATGGGTGAAGTGGCGGAATTGGCGTTTGTGGCCCCAAAACGGGGAGCGCTGCAGTGGACCGACGGAAGCAGTCTTGGTGTGACCCCCGGGGGGCCCAGCCGGGCGCTGCTGGTGGTGTTTTGAGGAGAAAAGAGTGTGTTTTGGGACCGGATGATGGAAAGCTgccgccccggggctgggagcCGGGCTGGACGGCCCCGGCGTCTCGGTTTTGGGGTGAAAGCCCTGGAatcggagcgcggcggcggcggccttggggagccgcccctccccccaggCTGGCGGGGACGAGGGGCGAGAGGAGCGGTTCCGGGTGCCAAAAAGGTGGTTTTTCACCCCAGAAAGGGGCATGGGCGGCGGCCTTTCCCCCGGTTTTTCCCTctctggcggggcggggggagggggtggggcggggctgagcgcccttcccctgcccgcggcccaatTAACGCTCtgccttttaatttttgcatGTGCCGAAAGGACCCCGGGACCAAGGGCCGCGGCATGATCCTGGTAACGAGGGAGGGTTAATTgggggggctgaggaggggggagagggtTAATTGGGGGGATAACGAGGCAGAAGGGGGTTAATCAGTGGAGTGGTTAATGAGGGGGATGGGGGTTAATTGGGATAACTGGGAAGGGGGCTAACGAGACTGTTAAGGGCAGGGGGTTAATGATGGGGAAGGAATAATGAGGGGGGAAGAGGTTAATGGGGGTGGGTTAACGAGACTGAGGGCATTAATGAGGGAAGGGGGCTaatgggaggggaaggggctaaCGAGCGCTGGCGCTAACGAGCTGTCCCCCCCAGGCGAGCAGGATAACTCGGACAACAACACCATCTTCGTGCAGGGGCTGGGCGAGAACGTCACCATCGAGTCGGTGGCCGACTACTTCAAGCAGATCGGCATCATTAAGGTGAGCCGCGCCGCTGGCATGTTCCGGCGTGTCGGTGTGTTCTGGCGTGGCGTTGGCGTGTTGACAAGCGTGTGTCGCTCAGTTCTAACGTGTGGCCAAGGAGATCGGGCAGCTGCACGTCATGAACTGGTTCTTCATGTGTCGTGGTGTGTGCTTAGTGTGTGCTTAGTGTGTCCTTGATGCGTGCTTAGCATGTTGCTAGCATGTACATGTGTCTTTAACATGTGTTTAGCATGTTTTTCACTCACTGGTGCGGATCCTTCACGCTTCACCCCGAGACCACCCCGACGGGGCTCCTCTTGATCACCTGCTGGGCCTTAGCGTGTCCTTAGCCTGTCCTTAGCGTGTCCTTCACTCATCGGTGCGGGCCCTTGACACATCCTCACGCTTCACCCCGAGACCAACCCGACGGGGCTCCCCTGGATCACCTGCGGGGCCTTAGCCTGTCCTTAGCCTGTCCTTAGCGTGTCCGCTCCCCGCAGACCAACAAGAAGACGGGGCAGCCCATGATCAACCTGTACACGGACCGGGAGACGGGCAAGCTGAAGGGGGAGGCCACCGTCTCCTTCGACGACCCCCCCTCCGCCAAGGCCGCCATCGACTGGTTTGACGGTACGGCCCCCCCGgcgccccccagccccctgcgccCCCGCGGCCACTTTGGGCTCAATTCTCCCCTTTTCAGGCAAAGAGTTCTCCGGCAACCCCATCAAGGTCTCCTTCGCCACCCGCCGCGCCGACTTCaaccgcggcggcgggggcggccggggcggccgcggccggggaggtgaGCGAGCGTGCCCGCGGGGCGCCGGCGAGGGTGGGGCGGCCCCAAAATCCCCGTTTctcaccccaaaaccccctcTCTCTTTTCCCGCAGGCCCCATGGGGCGCGGCGGCTtcggcggtggtggtggtggcggcggcggcggcaaccGGGGTGGCTTccccagcggcggcggcgggcagcagcGCGCCGGAGACTGGAAGTGCCCCAACCCGTGAgagctggggggactgggagggcactgggagggactgggcggcactgggaggggcggggcgcgggctCACGGCGCCTCTCCCCGCAGCGCCTGCGAGAACATGAACTTCTCGTGGCGCAACGAGTGCAACCAGTGCAAGGCGCCCAAGCCGGACGGGCCCGGCGCGCCCCACATGGGCAAGTaccccgg from the Opisthocomus hoazin isolate bOpiHoa1 unplaced genomic scaffold, bOpiHoa1.hap1 HAP1_SCAFFOLD_150, whole genome shotgun sequence genome contains:
- the FUS gene encoding RNA-binding protein FUS, with amino-acid sequence MASNDYSQTATQSYGAYPTPPGQGYSQQSSQPYGQQSYSGYSQSTDTSGYSQNSYSSSYGQTQSSYSTQSTPQSYGSTGSYGSGQSSQSSYGQPSSYPSYSQPPAASSSTGSYGSSSQSSSYGQPPSGGYSQPSSYGGQQQSYSQQSSYNPPQSYSQQSQYNSGGGGGGSNSYGQEQSSMSSGGGGYQEQSGYGGGQQERSRGRGGYGRGGYDRGGRGSRGGRGGNLGGGERGGFNKFGGPRDQGPRHDPGEQDNSDNNTIFVQGLGENVTIESVADYFKQIGIIKTNKKTGQPMINLYTDRETGKLKGEATVSFDDPPSAKAAIDWFDGKEFSGNPIKVSFATRRADFNRGGGGGRGGRGRGGPMGRGGFGGGGGGGGGGNRGGFPSGGGGQQRAGDWKCPNPACENMNFSWRNECNQCKAPKPDGPGAPHMGKYPGGGRGGNHMGGGGGGFGEERRGGRGGFDRGGYRGGRGGDRGGFRGGRGGDRGGFGPGKMDSRGDHRQDRRERPY